The genome window CAACTGCGAGTAGAAGCGTCAGGTGAGGCTAACTCAAGTCAGGTGATGGTGTTGCAATCGACTCCAATAGAAACCTGTCTGCCTTTGTCGATTATTAACTATGTTGAAAGGACTCAGGAAGGATTGATTGAAAGCGATGTTGCCCGTGAAGGCAGATTTACCCAAGATGCTTATATCAAAACACAGCAGCCAAAGTCGATTCTTTGCGCTCCTCTGCTGAATCAAGGGCAATTAATTGGCATTGTTTACTTGGAAAATAATTTAGCAGATGGCGTCTTTACACCCGATCGCCTGGAAGTGATTCAATTGCTTTCAAGTCAAGCGGCGATCGCCCTTACCAACGCCAGACTCTACACCCAAGTACAATCGACGCAAAATCGCCTGAATAAATTCCTCAATGCTATTCCCGTGGGCATCTCCGTTCACGACGCCAAAGGACAAATCATCTACACCAATCAAGTTGCACAGCAGTTACTGAATATTCAAGATTTACCCAAAGTCGAAACCGAGAAATTATCACAAACCTATGGCGTTTATCGCGCAGGCACTGGGGAGATGTATCCAGTCGAACAGCTACCCCTAGTGCGATCGCTTGGCGGTGAAAAAGCTCAGGCAGATGACTTGGAACTATATCAAAACGAGCGGATTGTTTCTGTAGAATCAACCAGTACGCCAATATTCGATGACACGGGTAATGTAGAATATGCGATCGCAGCTTTTCAAGATATTAGCGATCGCAAACAGGCCGAAAAAACGCTGATCGAAAATGTCCGCTTAGAACAAGAAATTAGCCATCGCAAAAAAACAGAAGCAGAACTCGAACAAGCAAAAGACGCTGCTGAAGCTGCCAACAAAGCTAAAAGCACTTTCCTTGCCAACATGAGCCACGAATTGCGAACTCCCCTCAACGCCATTCTCGGCTTTTCCCAACTCATGAATCAGGATACAAATCTGTTAAACGAACAAAAAGAAAACCTCAACATTATTCATCGCAGTGGAGATCATTTGTTAACCCTGATTAATCAAGTGCTTGACCTTTCCAAAGTCGAAGCCGGACGCATGACGCTATCAGAAACTAACTTCGAGCTTCATCACTTCCTAGGCGAGATCGAGGATATGTTTGCATTAAAAGCCAAATCTCAAGGCTTACAATTACGATTTGAATGTGCTGTCGATGTTCCCCAATATATCCGCGCTGATGAAGTTAAGTTGAGACAATTGCTGATTAACTTAATCGGCAATGCCATTAAATTCACCCCTTCCGGGAGCGTGTCTTTAGTAGTAAAAAAATCACAGAAAAATGCCCAAAGTCAAGCTGAAATAGAAATAACAAATAACCCACAATCAACAACCATTACCTTTGAAGTCAAAGATACCGGAGTTGGCATGAAACCAGACGAACTGGAGAAACTATTTCAACCTTTCGTGCAAACGGCATCAGGTCAAAAAGTGCAGCAAGGAACCGGATTAGGACTGACGATTAGCCGTCAATTTGTCCGCTTGATGGGAGGTGAAATCACCGTTATCAGCGGCGGCAAAGCTTTCACCCCTGGAATGCCTCTGCGGGAATTATCTGATGATACAACAGCTCAACCGACATCTGGCACAACATTTCAATTTGACATTTCTGTGGGCCTCGCCGATCGCGCAATTGAAAAGCAACCCTACAATCGTCGCGTCGTTGCTTTAGCCCCCAACCAACCCCTATATCGCATCCTAGTAGTGGACGATAAAGATGACAATCGGCAATTGTTAGTTAAACTCCTCAAACCTCTTGGTTTTGAAGTGCAAGAAGCGAGTAACGGTATTGAAGCGCTTGAAATTTGGGATTCCTACTCACCGCATCTCATCTGGATGGATATGCGAATGCCCGTTATAGATGGTTATGAAGCCACGAAACGCATTAAAACCACTATCAAAGGTCAAGCTACTGCTGTTATTGCTTTGACAGCTAGCGTGTGGGAAGAAGAAAAGGCAGTTATTTTATCGGCTGGTTGTGATGATTTTGTGCGAAAACCGTTCCACAAAGAAGTCATCTTTGACATCATGGCTAAACATTTGGGAGTACGTTATATTTATGAGGAACAACAGCTACCGTCTCCCCCTTCTAATGTGACTGGAGAACCGTTAAATTTCAGTTATTTATTAACAGCAATGTCAAAAGAATGGATAGTAAAATTGCATGAAGCAGCTCTTGAAGCGGATTCCGAATTAGTGTCTCAACTCATTGAGGAAATTCCTGAATTCCAGGCTATAGAACTTCAGACTCTCAGGGGTTGGGTGAATAATTTTCAGTTTGAGAAGATTCTCGATTTAACTGAACCATTGGTTGGTGAATATTGATACAGCAGATTGCAGGTTTATGAAGTACACCTGGGAGCGCTCCCCGTAGGGAAACGGCCCAGGGCATTGGTGACAACTTAAGCTGTCAGTCCGCCAAGCCCGCTAGTAGGCCCGCCAGTCCGCCAGGGAATGAATTCCCTGTCTAATAGCTAAAGTCCTCTGAAGAGGACTAATGAGTTTAAAATTTTTCTTCTCAGTCCTCTTAAGAGGACTTTCACTTTGAGGCAGGGAATTCATTCCCTGCCGGACTATTGGTTGTACGTTAAGTTGACACGAACGGGCATAGTGCCGTGTCCCTACAGCACTTCATAAACCCGGTTTCTCGGGTCAGATTGCGTAAGCCCCGTTTATCCTATTTGATGCTAACACGCGGTTGATTCAGTTCCCTCATTGACTTTAATGCCGACTGTTTTAAGTCTGTAAGGTCGCGGATGGTAATTGAGCAACCGTCTCCCAATTTAACAGCAGTGAAATAATAGCATTTAGCCAGGTAATCACTTTCTAGATGAACCTCTCCTTCCAGCGATTCTCCAGTCTCAACAACTTCTACTAATAAATCAAACAATCCTGGACTCAATTGATTGAGCAGTTTTCTCAGCAGGGGTTCGCCCGCGAGTTCTGTTCGTTTTTTCCCTAAGAGTCTGGCAAAGACAGGGTTAACTACCAAGCAGCGAAAATCTTCAATTTCTCCAGCAATATCTCCCCTCACCGCCTCCACCGCACCTATTCCATCCAGAGATGAGTTTAGCAAATTTGCCAGCATGGCGCGAGATTGGTAGGCAATTTCTGCGGTTTGCTGGTGCCGCGAGATTGCTTCTTTAAGCTGGCGTTTTTGGTGCTGCATAGTTACCTGAGTTTCGAGGCGCACTAGCACTTCTTCCGGCTCAAAAGGTTTAGAAATGTAGTCAACTCCCCCTACCTTAAAAGCTTTAACTTTATCAAAAACTTCGTTCAACGCACTGAGGAAAATAATGGGAATGTCTGATGTTTCTTCGTCGGCTTTCAGGGTTGAGCAGACTTGATAGCCGTCCATGTCTGGCATTTTAATATCCAGCAAGAGAACATCGGGGGGATGATTGCGAACTGTCCTCAAGGCCATCGCACCATTGGTGACGCAGCGAACTGTATACCCCTCCTTAGTGAGAATTTCGGTTAGAAAACGCAGATTTTCTGGGAGGTCATCAACAATTAAAATGTTGCCTTTGCAAGTTTCTAATTGTTGTAGGTCACTTTCTCCTAGCTTAGCGTTCGCGAACCGACGATCGCCTTTTGCATTGGCGATCGCAGTTTTGGTGCTTTGCTTCTCTAGCAGAGAGCGAAAGTTATTCTTAGTAACTTTTTTCCCCATTACCTCTGAAAGGCGCTGCCACAGGATGGCTGCTAAATCTTTGATATGTCCTATGCTCAGGTACAAGCTGTCAGCAATGACACTATAAGTTGCGTTTTCCCAAGCAGCTTTTAAGATTTCTTTTTCAAGCAAACTTAACGTTTTACTGGTCTGGGACTCTAAGGCTGATTCGATAAATTCTAGGGCTTGTTCAAAAGTCATATACAAATCAATCTCATCGGGTAAGGTTTTTCAGTTTTGCACCCTAGCTTTGAGTTATACAATGTACTAAGTCGGTGGAGAAATTCCTAATAGCTATTATGACAGACTTATTGACTATTACGCTCCGGGGCGATCGCCCCCGATCGTGATTTCACCTTGTCGAAACCCGAAAAAGGGGATCGCGGTCGCCTAATTCTTTGTGAGGGCGATCGGCTTAAACCCTTGTCAGCACAAGGCTTTTAAGTTGCTTGTCACCCGTCAGGGCATATGCTCTGTGTCAAGCCTTGTCTTTATCCACAAGACAAGGCTTAATTATTTTTTTTGTATAATAAACTACGCCGATTAGCGCCGACTATCGCTTAAATTTACGTATTATTACTGATGTCTTTTAGCGCGTGATCTTGTATTCCTCACTCAAAAATATGCCAATTAGGCAAAGATCCGACTTTTCCGACTTTACGATCCGACTTTTCCGACTTGTTTTATGCCGGCATACTAAACATACTATTGAATAGCATCTACCAAAAGACATAGAACAGTACCAGTCATGCTGTCGATCAGCTCTATCTAAAGATAGATAGTACAACCAGGGCGTCCGACTTTTCCGACTTTACGAGCCGACTTTTCCGACTGACAGGGGCGGGGGAGGGGAGCCAGGATACAGACATGGAAAGGATGCAGCCTCAAAAAAAGAGCAACTGAATCCAATATTTATCCGCATAAATACTCAGATCGCGCTGAGCTAGATGTTTGCGGGATTGGGGTGCAACGAAAAAAGGAACAGAGGAATGTTCCTGCACATTTATCTTTCACCACTTTTAAAATCATGTCAAATTCTCAATCTGTTATTGCAACAGACATTCGGTATTGTCCAGAAGATATAGAGAAAGCATTTTGGCAGCTATGGCAGCAGAATCGAGATTATCTTTACCGTTGCTGTCTCAGGTGGATGGGAGGGAATGCTACTGATGCTGAAGAGGTGCTCAGTCGCGCCATGCTCAAAGCTTGGAATAAATTACCAGACTATGCCGAAAAAATCTCCAACCTCCGAGCTTGGCTCACCCGCTTAACCCATAATCTATGTATAGATATACAGCGAGAACGTCGCCGGAAAGCAATGCAGATGGAGGATATTGAAGAAGTAGCTGCTAGAGAAAGCTCAGCAGTTATTTCTTGTTTGAACTCTCCTGAAGAAGCACTTCTACATCATGAGTTGGGACAGTACATTCGCCGCGCTATTGATACTCTTCCTTCTCGATTACGCAATCCGTTTATCCTGCGTTACTGCCACCAGATTGCCTATCAAGATATTGCCCAACAACTTGCTCTCTCGCTCAATAACGTTTACAAGCGCATCCAACAGGCACGAGAAATTCTGCAAAAGCGTTTGAGCAAGTATTTGTCAGGGTTGGATGATGCTTTGTTAGATTCCTCCGAGTCGTCTAAAAAGGGGGACGTTCCCTTGAGTAGCGATGATTTTGCTGTAGGGGTAGTGCCCGAGTGCCTACCGCGTCAAGATTGTGAGGCGATCGCGGTAGGGCCGATCGCGGGTGGGCCGATCGCGGGGGAATTGCCCCGACAATTCGATGAAACGATCGCATCCGACTCGATCGCCCCCATCCCTCAAAACAGTAGCGAGACAATAAATTATCAGGTAACAGCAATATGTCTAGAAACACTACACTCCGGGTGGTATCCCTCACTCAGTCCTCTGGGGTGGAGTTGAATGCTTACCTAGTTCTCGACGAAAAGCCAGCCCGAATTGACCAGAAGCTGAAAACATTAAGTGAGTACGTGCAGCAGTATCCTTCTGGATGGAAGAAACGGTTGGAATTGGCGAATCTGCTGTATGCAATGGGTCATATCGAGCAGGCGGTTGAGGAATATCGCCAAGTGATCGATCGGCAGCAACCACCATCGATCGGCGTGCGGTTGCAGTTGGGGAAACTCTTGCAGCTTATGGGACGAGAGGTTGAGGCAATAGCGGTTTATGAAAGTGCCTCGGCCCATGCACGCAATGAGGCGACTCGACAGCATATCAGCGGATCGATCGCACTCTGTAGAAATGACACTCAGGCAGCGATACTCGCTTTTGAGTCGGCGGCTTCCCTAGAACCAAATAATGCGGCTCACTGGCTGGCGTTGGGGCAGGTGCAAAGGGGGAGAGGGGATGCGGTTGCAGCTTTGCGATCGTTCGATCGGGTTTTGTCACTCAACCCGGATGATGTTGTAGCGCTGATTGACAGCTACGACGCGAGTCAGGCGGTGGGGAATGTGCGCCAAGCGCAGCGGCGGTTGAGCAAAGTGCTAGAGGTGGCTCCGGGTGATTTCCGATCGCTCAAACGACTGGCGGATACTCGTTGCCGGATGAGATTGGTATCGGGTGAGGAGGGCAAACAGACTAAACAGATAATTAGTTCTGTGCTGCAACTGGCTCCTGATGCGGCGGATGCCCGCGAGTTGCTGGCATATTATCACCTATTCCGGGGGGAGTCGGCTAACGGGGTTGGGGTGTTGGAACGGTTTACTGAGGAACACCCGAATCATCCTAGGGGTTGGTATTCCTACGGGCGGTGCTTGTTCCACACGGGGGAATATCAGAAAGCGGCTGAGGCGATGCTGAAAGCTTATCGTCTGTATCCGCAGGATTGTGAAATTTATCGGGCGTTGTGCGAGATTTTACCTGCTGCGGATATGACTTCTTCCCCAGCTTCTCTAGATCCCCCCCAGCCCCCCTTAACAAGGGGGGAGCTAGAGCAGGTAAAGCCTTCTCACTGCACGGGGGAAACTCCTCTGGAAGTCCCCCTTGTTAAGGGGGATTTAGGGGGATCTAACCGTGAAGTCACCCTTGCATCAATAGTAGAAGAGATGCTCGATCGTTTTCCCGATCGCTGGAGTGTTTGGACGACGGCGGGGCGGGTGTTGGTGGAAAGTTTTCAGGAAATTGAGCGGGGGTGTGATGTCTCTGTGCGGGGGACGCAACTTGAACCGCAGTTACCGGATGCTTGGCTTGGTCACGGGCGGGTGTTGGCGCTGGCGGGGAAACACCGGGAAGCGGTGGAGGCTTTGGCGCAAGGATGGCAGTTGTTACCGGAAGAGCGGGGTTATCTGCAATCAGTGTCTGCTGCGGTGTGGCTGGGGGAGAGTTATGGAGTGTTGGGGGATGAGGTGGCGAGTCGGAAATGGTTGGAAAAGGCTTGTCAGTTCCGGGAATTGATGGAGTTTGACCCGGCGATGGCTGGTTACTGGCAAGGAAGAGCGTTGTTGGGGTT of Oscillatoria nigro-viridis PCC 7112 contains these proteins:
- a CDS encoding response regulator — translated: MTFEQALEFIESALESQTSKTLSLLEKEILKAAWENATYSVIADSLYLSIGHIKDLAAILWQRLSEVMGKKVTKNNFRSLLEKQSTKTAIANAKGDRRFANAKLGESDLQQLETCKGNILIVDDLPENLRFLTEILTKEGYTVRCVTNGAMALRTVRNHPPDVLLLDIKMPDMDGYQVCSTLKADEETSDIPIIFLSALNEVFDKVKAFKVGGVDYISKPFEPEEVLVRLETQVTMQHQKRQLKEAISRHQQTAEIAYQSRAMLANLLNSSLDGIGAVEAVRGDIAGEIEDFRCLVVNPVFARLLGKKRTELAGEPLLRKLLNQLSPGLFDLLVEVVETGESLEGEVHLESDYLAKCYYFTAVKLGDGCSITIRDLTDLKQSALKSMRELNQPRVSIK
- a CDS encoding RNA polymerase sigma factor yields the protein MSNSQSVIATDIRYCPEDIEKAFWQLWQQNRDYLYRCCLRWMGGNATDAEEVLSRAMLKAWNKLPDYAEKISNLRAWLTRLTHNLCIDIQRERRRKAMQMEDIEEVAARESSAVISCLNSPEEALLHHELGQYIRRAIDTLPSRLRNPFILRYCHQIAYQDIAQQLALSLNNVYKRIQQAREILQKRLSKYLSGLDDALLDSSESSKKGDVPLSSDDFAVGVVPECLPRQDCEAIAVGPIAGGPIAGELPRQFDETIASDSIAPIPQNSSETINYQVTAICLETLHSGWYPSLSPLGWS
- a CDS encoding tetratricopeptide repeat protein, with the translated sequence MSRNTTLRVVSLTQSSGVELNAYLVLDEKPARIDQKLKTLSEYVQQYPSGWKKRLELANLLYAMGHIEQAVEEYRQVIDRQQPPSIGVRLQLGKLLQLMGREVEAIAVYESASAHARNEATRQHISGSIALCRNDTQAAILAFESAASLEPNNAAHWLALGQVQRGRGDAVAALRSFDRVLSLNPDDVVALIDSYDASQAVGNVRQAQRRLSKVLEVAPGDFRSLKRLADTRCRMRLVSGEEGKQTKQIISSVLQLAPDAADARELLAYYHLFRGESANGVGVLERFTEEHPNHPRGWYSYGRCLFHTGEYQKAAEAMLKAYRLYPQDCEIYRALCEILPAADMTSSPASLDPPQPPLTRGELEQVKPSHCTGETPLEVPLVKGDLGGSNREVTLASIVEEMLDRFPDRWSVWTTAGRVLVESFQEIERGCDVSVRGTQLEPQLPDAWLGHGRVLALAGKHREAVEALAQGWQLLPEERGYLQSVSAAVWLGESYGVLGDEVASRKWLEKACQFRELMEFDPAMAGYWQGRALLGLGDVTEAVEAYRSALSRRLLYPFRGEVEEAVKRLKGKRRKGDRAKA